Proteins co-encoded in one Gemmatimonadales bacterium genomic window:
- a CDS encoding kelch repeat-containing protein — protein sequence MRATPRGGWIAGLLLLTLGARSADPGVGTLRFARAMEAPRASHSASPLADGTILVAGGMGGEGQPVAGAVRFDPASNRFKVTGPMRTRRFSHSATVLPDGRVLLAGGYAESGAYLSSAEIYDPTTGRFTPTGPLGTPRADHVAVLLADGRVLLIGGVSRGWLFLASAEIFDPATGRFSPTGSMSVPRESHVAVRLSDGRVLVAGGHSGRGTQITIYASAEVFDPAAGTFAGTGEMTIPRHKHDGVLLPDGRVLINGGADQRDDEGTFKSTEFYDPDTGRFAAGGDMHLARYKHRGTSLVLPSGKILIAGGAEHSEVFDPETSRFAMVGGSPRMPGQFSAAALLPGGGALISGGYGRGQGPTNRAWRYVP from the coding sequence ATGAGGGCGACGCCACGAGGCGGCTGGATTGCCGGCCTGCTCCTCCTGACCCTGGGGGCGCGTTCCGCAGATCCGGGCGTCGGCACGCTGCGGTTTGCGCGGGCGATGGAGGCTCCTCGCGCCTCCCACTCGGCGTCGCCGCTGGCGGATGGCACCATCCTCGTGGCGGGAGGGATGGGCGGCGAGGGACAGCCGGTGGCGGGCGCGGTTCGGTTCGATCCGGCCAGCAACCGCTTCAAGGTGACCGGCCCGATGCGGACCCGGCGATTCAGCCATTCCGCGACGGTGCTCCCCGATGGCCGAGTGCTCCTGGCCGGAGGGTACGCCGAGTCGGGAGCCTACCTGTCATCGGCCGAGATCTACGACCCCACCACTGGTCGGTTTACCCCGACCGGCCCGCTCGGGACGCCGCGCGCCGACCATGTCGCGGTCCTCCTTGCCGACGGCCGCGTGCTCCTGATCGGCGGGGTTTCGAGGGGTTGGCTCTTTCTCGCCAGCGCCGAGATCTTCGACCCGGCGACGGGCCGCTTCTCGCCGACGGGGAGCATGAGCGTGCCCCGCGAAAGTCACGTGGCCGTGCGGCTGTCGGATGGACGGGTGCTTGTGGCCGGGGGCCACAGCGGGCGGGGCACCCAGATCACCATCTACGCCAGCGCCGAAGTGTTTGATCCCGCCGCCGGCACATTTGCCGGCACCGGCGAGATGACCATCCCCCGGCACAAGCACGATGGCGTGCTCTTGCCGGACGGACGGGTCCTGATCAACGGCGGGGCCGACCAGCGGGACGATGAGGGCACCTTCAAGAGCACCGAGTTCTATGACCCGGACACGGGACGATTCGCGGCCGGGGGCGACATGCACCTGGCCCGGTACAAGCATCGCGGGACGTCGCTCGTCCTTCCGTCGGGGAAGATTCTGATTGCCGGCGGGGCTGAGCACTCCGAGGTTTTCGATCCAGAGACCAGCCGCTTTGCGATGGTCGGCGGGAGCCCCCGAATGCCCGGTCAGTTTTCCGCGGCGGCGCTGCTCCCGGGCGGGGGCGCGCT